The proteins below are encoded in one region of Streptomyces marianii:
- the mtnA gene encoding S-methyl-5-thioribose-1-phosphate isomerase, with protein sequence MADQYVQTLDGEQPPGLDSLRWDELPEGPVLVLLDQRRLPAEEAELVCTDVPALVEAIRTLAVRGAPLLGIAGAYGVALAAARGYDVAEAASLLEAARPTAVNLGYGVRRAAGAYETAAGRGADTEQAAAAVLAEARQLHREDAEASKRMAWHGLALLDELLPGGSHRVLTHCNTGRLVSGGEGTAFAVALAAHRAGRLRRLWVDETRPLLQGARLTAYEAARNGMAYTLLTDNAAGSLFAAGEVDAVLVGADRIAVDGSVANKVGSYPLAVLARYHHVPFIVVAPTTTVDPATPDGASIEVEQRPGQEVTELPAPEMVTGVTALPEPRSSEAASGAPGAPVAPVGTQAYNPAFDVTPPELVTAIVTEEGAVSPVTGAGIAELCSRSRQVTIS encoded by the coding sequence ATGGCTGATCAGTACGTACAAACCCTCGACGGCGAACAGCCCCCCGGGCTCGACTCGCTGCGTTGGGACGAGCTCCCGGAAGGCCCGGTGCTGGTTCTGCTGGACCAGCGCAGATTGCCGGCCGAAGAGGCGGAGCTGGTGTGCACCGACGTCCCGGCCCTGGTGGAGGCGATCCGGACCTTGGCCGTGCGCGGTGCGCCCCTGCTGGGGATCGCCGGGGCATACGGGGTCGCGCTGGCCGCGGCACGGGGCTACGACGTGGCGGAAGCGGCGTCGCTGTTGGAGGCGGCGCGGCCCACCGCCGTGAACCTCGGCTACGGGGTGCGGCGGGCCGCAGGTGCGTACGAGACGGCGGCCGGCAGGGGCGCGGACACGGAGCAGGCGGCCGCCGCCGTACTGGCCGAGGCGCGGCAGCTGCACCGCGAGGACGCCGAGGCGAGCAAGCGGATGGCGTGGCACGGGCTCGCGCTGCTGGACGAGCTGCTGCCCGGTGGCAGCCACCGGGTCCTGACGCACTGCAACACCGGGAGGCTGGTCTCCGGCGGTGAGGGCACGGCGTTCGCGGTGGCGCTAGCGGCGCACAGGGCGGGCCGACTGCGCAGACTGTGGGTGGACGAGACCCGGCCGCTGCTGCAGGGCGCGCGACTGACCGCGTACGAGGCGGCCCGGAACGGGATGGCGTACACCCTGCTCACGGACAACGCGGCCGGATCGCTGTTCGCGGCGGGAGAGGTCGACGCCGTGCTGGTCGGTGCCGACCGGATCGCGGTGGACGGCTCCGTTGCCAACAAGGTGGGCAGCTATCCGCTCGCCGTCCTCGCCCGGTACCACCATGTGCCGTTCATCGTGGTGGCGCCGACCACGACCGTGGATCCGGCGACGCCCGACGGCGCGTCGATCGAGGTGGAGCAGCGGCCCGGGCAGGAGGTGACGGAGCTGCCCGCGCCGGAGATGGTGACCGGTGTCACAGCTCTCCCTGAGCCGCGCTCATCGGAGGCCGCCTCCGGTGCCCCCGGGGCGCCGGTCGCGCCGGTGGGGACCCAGGCGTACAACCCCGCGTTCGATGTGACACCGCCGGAACTCGTGACCGCGATCGTCACGGAGGAAGGGGCCGTCTCCCCGGTCACCGGGGCCGGGATCGCCGAGCTGTGTTCCAGGTCACGCCAGGTAACGATTAGCTAA
- a CDS encoding DUF4350 domain-containing protein, with amino-acid sequence MTGATTGTTAVSPTTHQVWIRSRGILLALVVLVVAGFVIAVIRSDGGHGRLDPRSTGPSGSRAVAELLKDGGVTTRVVTTLGEATAATGPGTTLLVAGPDLLSSSQQDALQKAMASSGGRSVLLAPGPDSVGTLAPGTSASTPAPVSAREPQCTFPAARRAGSADLGGERYITDNTLGSDSCYLVNGLPTLLRTDAPGTGDTVLLGSPDILYNERLGKEGNASLALQLLSSRPHLVWYLPSLSDGSAAGDDGTRDGRGDGHTGIGRLIPSGWLWATLQLAVAAVIAAVWRARRLGPLVSERLPAAVRASESTEGRARLYRKANARDRAASALRQATRNRLAPLLGVTLADVHSPDLLLPAVSAHLRNSDRDLRALLFGPAPADDASLIRLADQLDALEREVRTS; translated from the coding sequence ATGACCGGGGCCACGACCGGCACCACCGCGGTGTCTCCGACCACCCACCAGGTCTGGATCCGAAGCCGGGGAATCCTGCTCGCGCTCGTGGTCCTCGTCGTGGCCGGGTTCGTCATCGCGGTCATCCGCTCCGACGGCGGCCACGGCCGCCTCGACCCGCGCTCCACCGGCCCCTCCGGCAGCCGCGCCGTCGCCGAACTGCTCAAGGACGGAGGCGTCACCACTCGCGTGGTCACCACCCTGGGTGAAGCCACCGCCGCGACGGGCCCCGGCACCACCCTGCTGGTCGCCGGGCCCGACCTGCTGAGCAGCAGTCAACAGGACGCCCTGCAAAAGGCGATGGCCTCCTCCGGCGGCCGTTCCGTCCTCCTCGCCCCCGGCCCTGACTCCGTCGGCACCCTCGCCCCCGGAACCTCGGCCAGCACACCCGCCCCGGTCTCCGCGCGTGAGCCGCAGTGCACCTTCCCGGCAGCCCGGCGAGCCGGAAGCGCCGATCTCGGCGGCGAGCGCTACATCACCGACAACACCCTCGGCAGCGACTCCTGCTACCTCGTCAACGGACTCCCCACGCTGCTCCGGACCGACGCTCCCGGAACCGGCGACACCGTACTCCTCGGCTCCCCCGACATCCTCTACAACGAACGGCTCGGCAAGGAGGGCAACGCGTCGCTCGCCCTCCAGCTGCTCAGTTCCCGCCCTCATCTGGTCTGGTACCTCCCTTCCCTCTCCGATGGATCGGCCGCCGGGGACGACGGCACCCGCGACGGGCGAGGGGATGGCCATACCGGCATCGGCCGGCTCATCCCTTCCGGATGGCTCTGGGCCACCCTTCAACTCGCCGTCGCCGCCGTGATCGCCGCCGTATGGCGTGCCCGCCGGCTCGGGCCGCTCGTCAGCGAACGGCTGCCCGCGGCCGTGCGTGCCTCCGAGTCCACCGAGGGCCGGGCGCGCCTCTACCGCAAGGCGAACGCCCGCGACCGCGCCGCCTCCGCCCTCCGCCAGGCCACACGGAACCGGCTGGCTCCCCTCCTGGGCGTCACCCTCGCGGACGTCCATTCACCCGACCTCCTCCTCCCGGCTGTCTCGGCACATCTGCGCAACAGCGACCGCGACCTCCGGGCTCTGCTCTTCGGACCGGCCCCTGCCGACGACGCCTCACTCATCCGCCTGGCTGACCAACTGGACGCCCTCGAAAGAGAGGTACGCACTTCATGA
- the mtrA gene encoding two-component system response regulator MtrA, with the protein MMSTMKGRVLVVDDDTALAEMLGIVLRGEGFEPSFVADGDKALAAFRETKPDLVLLDLMLPGRDGIEVCRLIRAESGVPIVMLTAKSDTVDVVVGLESGADDYIVKPFKPKELVARIRARLRRSEEPAPEQLAIGDLVIDVAGHSVKRDGQSIALTPLEFDLLVALARKPWQVFTREVLLEQVWGYRHAADTRLVNVHVQRLRSKVEKDPERPEIVVTVRGVGYKAGPS; encoded by the coding sequence ATGATGTCGACTATGAAGGGACGCGTCCTTGTCGTCGACGACGACACCGCACTGGCCGAGATGCTCGGCATCGTGCTGCGTGGTGAAGGGTTCGAGCCGTCGTTCGTAGCGGACGGCGACAAGGCACTCGCCGCATTCCGGGAGACCAAACCGGACCTCGTGCTGCTCGATCTCATGTTGCCAGGCCGGGACGGCATCGAGGTGTGCCGGCTCATCCGGGCGGAGTCGGGTGTGCCGATCGTCATGCTCACGGCCAAGAGCGACACCGTCGACGTGGTGGTCGGGCTGGAGTCCGGTGCCGACGACTACATCGTCAAGCCGTTCAAGCCGAAGGAGCTGGTGGCCCGCATCCGGGCCAGGCTGCGGAGGTCCGAGGAGCCCGCGCCGGAGCAGCTCGCGATCGGTGACCTGGTCATCGACGTGGCCGGGCACTCCGTGAAGCGCGACGGTCAGTCGATCGCGCTCACCCCGCTCGAGTTCGACCTGCTCGTGGCGCTCGCCCGCAAGCCGTGGCAGGTGTTCACGCGCGAGGTGCTGCTCGAGCAGGTGTGGGGTTACCGGCACGCGGCGGACACCCGTCTGGTGAACGTGCATGTGCAGCGGCTGCGCTCCAAGGTCGAGAAGGACCCGGAGCGGCCGGAGATCGTCGTGACCGTGCGCGGTGTCGGTTACAAGGCCGGACCGAGCTGA
- a CDS encoding AAA family ATPase, with translation MSAPTPETAEHSDDARASLEALRTEIAKAVVGQDSAVTGLVVALLCRGHVLLEGVPGVAKTLLVRALAASLELDTKRVQFTPDLMPSDVTGSLVYDARTAEFSFQPGPVFTNLLLADEINRTPPKTQSSLLEAMEERQVTVDGTPRPLPEPFLVAATQNPVEYEGTYPLPEAQLDRFLLKLTVPLPSRDDEINVLARHAEGFNPRDLQAAGLRPVATPADLEAARTAVAKTSVSAEIAGYVVDICRATRDSPSLSLGVSPRGATALLSTARAWAWLTGRGYVTPDDVKALALPTLRHRIQLRPEAEMEGVTADSVITAILAHVPVPR, from the coding sequence ATGAGCGCCCCGACCCCCGAGACCGCCGAGCACTCGGACGACGCACGCGCCTCGCTGGAGGCCCTGCGCACCGAGATCGCGAAGGCCGTGGTCGGTCAGGACTCCGCAGTCACCGGACTGGTCGTGGCCCTGCTCTGTCGTGGCCATGTCCTCCTCGAAGGAGTCCCCGGCGTAGCCAAGACCCTCCTCGTGCGGGCCCTGGCCGCTTCGCTCGAACTGGACACCAAGCGGGTCCAGTTCACCCCGGACCTCATGCCCAGCGACGTCACCGGCTCTCTGGTCTATGACGCGCGGACCGCGGAGTTCTCCTTCCAGCCGGGGCCGGTCTTCACCAACCTCCTGCTGGCCGACGAGATCAACAGGACACCGCCGAAGACCCAGTCATCGCTGCTGGAAGCCATGGAGGAGCGCCAGGTCACCGTCGACGGCACACCTCGCCCTCTCCCCGAGCCGTTCCTGGTGGCCGCGACTCAGAACCCGGTCGAGTACGAGGGCACATACCCCCTGCCCGAGGCGCAACTCGACCGCTTCCTGCTGAAGCTGACCGTGCCGCTGCCGTCTCGCGACGACGAGATCAACGTCCTCGCCAGGCACGCCGAAGGCTTCAACCCGCGCGACCTGCAGGCCGCCGGGCTCCGCCCCGTCGCCACACCCGCTGACCTGGAAGCCGCCCGGACGGCCGTCGCCAAGACCTCGGTCTCCGCCGAGATCGCGGGCTATGTCGTCGATATCTGCCGTGCCACCCGTGACTCCCCCTCACTCAGCCTCGGCGTCTCTCCCCGAGGCGCCACCGCCCTGCTCTCCACTGCGCGGGCCTGGGCCTGGCTCACGGGACGCGGCTACGTCACCCCCGACGACGTGAAGGCCCTCGCCCTGCCCACCCTCCGTCATCGCATCCAGCTCCGGCCGGAAGCCGAGATGGAAGGCGTCACGGCGGACTCGGTCATCACCGCCATCCTCGCCCACGTCCCCGTCCCCCGCTGA
- a CDS encoding polyprenol monophosphomannose synthase encodes MSEGGQRTTGPLGTVLVIIPTYNEAENIAAITSRVRSSVPHAHILVVDDNSPDGTGKIVDELAADDNHIHVLHRKGKEGLGAAYLAGFGWGIENDYGVLVEMDADGSHRPEELPRLLTALPGADLVLGSRWVPGGSVVNWPKSREFLSRGGSLYSRLMLGVPIRDVTGGFRAFRKETLEGLGIAEVASQGYCFQVDLAWRTVKSGFHVVEVPITFVERERGDSKMSRAIVAEALWRVTAWGLGHRARALLGRG; translated from the coding sequence GTGAGTGAAGGCGGTCAGCGGACCACAGGCCCGCTCGGCACGGTGTTGGTGATCATTCCGACCTACAACGAGGCCGAGAACATCGCGGCGATTACCTCTCGGGTCCGTAGTTCCGTGCCCCATGCGCACATTCTTGTCGTCGACGACAACAGCCCGGACGGCACCGGCAAGATCGTGGACGAGCTCGCAGCCGACGACAACCATATACACGTGCTGCACCGCAAGGGGAAAGAAGGCCTCGGCGCAGCGTATCTGGCTGGTTTCGGCTGGGGCATCGAGAACGATTACGGCGTCCTGGTCGAGATGGACGCCGATGGCTCTCACCGCCCCGAGGAACTGCCCCGCCTGCTTACGGCGCTACCCGGTGCGGATCTGGTGCTCGGGTCCCGTTGGGTTCCCGGCGGGAGTGTAGTGAATTGGCCCAAGTCCCGGGAGTTCCTGTCGCGAGGCGGCAGCCTCTACTCCCGTCTGATGCTGGGAGTACCCATCCGCGACGTGACCGGCGGCTTCCGGGCGTTCCGCAAGGAGACGCTGGAAGGACTGGGTATCGCCGAGGTCGCCTCCCAGGGGTACTGCTTCCAGGTTGATCTTGCCTGGCGGACCGTGAAGTCCGGTTTCCATGTCGTCGAGGTGCCGATCACCTTCGTCGAGCGGGAGCGGGGCGACAGCAAGATGAGCCGCGCGATCGTGGCGGAGGCGCTGTGGCGGGTGACCGCCTGGGGCCTTGGCCACAGGGCCAGAGCACTCCTGGGACGCGGCTGA
- a CDS encoding DUF58 domain-containing protein: protein MVLTGRAALLAALGSIPVGLLAPSWQGILAVNAPLSVAILCDYVLAAPVRTLQFTRTGESSVRLGNSAEVQLMITNVSSRRLRARLRDAWPPSSWVPGTEQTESRHTVTVPAGERRRLRTVLRPTRRGDRHAELVTVRSYGPLGLAARQGNHRVPWTVRVLPPFTSRKHLPSRLARLRELDGRTSVLTRGEGTEFDSLREYVPGDDTRSIDWRATARQTTVAVRTWRPERDRHILIVLDTGRTAAGRVGDVPRLDAAMDAALLLTALATRAGDRVDLLAYDRRVRARVQGRAAREILPAMVDAMAPLEPELVETDARGLSAATLKHAPRRSLVVLLTSLDAAPIEEGLLPVLPQLTQRHSVMVASVADPHIKKMSGARGSLDAVYEAAAGTQAQLQRRRTAEQLQHHGVTVVDATPESLAPALADAYLALKAAGRL, encoded by the coding sequence ATGGTCCTCACCGGACGAGCGGCCCTCCTCGCCGCTCTCGGCTCCATTCCCGTCGGGCTCCTCGCACCCAGCTGGCAGGGGATCCTGGCCGTCAACGCACCACTCTCAGTAGCAATTCTGTGCGACTACGTCCTGGCCGCACCAGTCCGAACTCTCCAGTTCACCCGAACCGGTGAGTCGTCCGTTCGACTCGGCAACAGCGCGGAAGTCCAGCTCATGATCACCAACGTCTCCTCGCGGCGGCTGCGCGCCCGCCTGCGCGACGCCTGGCCACCGAGCAGTTGGGTCCCAGGAACCGAGCAGACCGAATCACGACACACGGTGACGGTGCCGGCCGGCGAGCGCCGCCGTCTCAGGACGGTCCTTCGCCCCACCCGCCGCGGTGACCGCCACGCCGAACTCGTCACGGTCCGTTCCTACGGACCGCTCGGGCTCGCCGCCCGCCAGGGGAACCACCGGGTTCCCTGGACGGTCCGCGTCCTGCCGCCCTTCACGAGCCGCAAGCACCTGCCGTCCCGGCTGGCCCGCCTCCGCGAACTCGACGGCAGGACCAGTGTGCTGACCCGTGGGGAGGGCACAGAGTTCGACAGCCTCCGCGAGTACGTGCCGGGGGACGACACCCGCTCCATCGACTGGCGCGCCACCGCCCGGCAGACCACCGTCGCCGTCCGCACCTGGCGGCCGGAGCGGGATCGTCACATCTTGATCGTGCTGGACACGGGCCGTACCGCGGCCGGAAGGGTGGGCGACGTCCCACGTCTGGACGCGGCCATGGACGCCGCTCTCCTCCTCACCGCACTCGCCACCCGTGCGGGTGACCGTGTGGACCTGCTGGCCTACGACCGCCGCGTCCGCGCCCGGGTACAGGGTCGAGCGGCTCGGGAAATCCTGCCGGCCATGGTCGACGCCATGGCACCTCTGGAACCGGAGTTGGTGGAGACGGACGCCCGTGGCCTCAGCGCGGCGACGCTCAAGCACGCCCCCCGGCGCTCTCTCGTCGTGCTGCTGACCAGCCTGGACGCCGCCCCCATCGAAGAGGGCCTCCTGCCGGTGCTACCGCAACTCACGCAGCGCCACTCGGTGATGGTCGCCTCGGTCGCGGATCCGCACATCAAGAAGATGTCCGGCGCCCGCGGCAGCCTGGACGCGGTGTACGAGGCCGCCGCCGGCACCCAGGCCCAGCTGCAGCGCCGCCGCACGGCGGAACAGCTCCAGCACCACGGAGTAACCGTGGTCGACGCCACTCCGGAGAGCCTCGCACCGGCTCTGGCCGATGCCTACCTGGCGCTCAAGGCAGCGGGACGTCTGTAG
- a CDS encoding DUF4129 domain-containing protein, whose product MSVTGGATRAWPRAHVDDDVPVDLPRVPAREAAERELSKPMYHENDPNLVERALNSFWEWLAEVLDTVAGASPGGPLGLAVIALLVAALVAALWWRLGTPHRTLTTGDALFDDRPRSAAEHRATAETHAAAGRWNQAVQERMRAIVRSLEERALLEPRPSRTADEAAAEAGRPLPGHTDALRTAARTFDDVTYGGRTADQHAYTRLRDLDTELGRTKPDLTATAPGATG is encoded by the coding sequence GTGTCCGTCACGGGAGGAGCGACCAGGGCGTGGCCGCGGGCCCACGTCGACGACGACGTGCCCGTGGACCTCCCGCGCGTGCCCGCGAGGGAGGCGGCCGAACGCGAGCTGTCCAAGCCGATGTACCACGAGAACGACCCCAACCTGGTCGAGCGCGCCCTCAACAGCTTCTGGGAGTGGCTCGCCGAGGTGCTCGACACGGTGGCGGGAGCCTCACCCGGCGGTCCGCTCGGGCTCGCCGTCATCGCCCTGCTCGTCGCCGCGCTGGTCGCCGCACTGTGGTGGCGGCTGGGCACCCCGCACCGCACGCTCACCACAGGGGACGCGCTCTTCGACGACCGCCCCCGCAGCGCTGCCGAGCACCGGGCGACCGCCGAGACGCACGCCGCCGCGGGACGCTGGAACCAGGCGGTCCAGGAACGGATGCGCGCCATCGTCCGCTCCCTCGAGGAACGCGCCCTGCTCGAGCCCCGCCCCAGCCGCACCGCCGACGAGGCCGCCGCGGAAGCCGGACGCCCTCTGCCCGGCCACACCGACGCGCTGCGCACGGCGGCCCGTACCTTCGACGACGTCACATACGGCGGACGCACCGCCGACCAGCACGCGTACACACGTCTGCGGGACCTCGACACCGAACTGGGGCGCACCAAGCCGGATCTGACGGCCACGGCCCCGGGGGCAACCGGATGA
- the mtrB gene encoding MtrAB system histidine kinase MtrB, translated as MAVGSAAPKPGGPGVRTGRAAGPGSSRFGRLLPGGRLLPAGAPGGPVLRLFVRWIRRPLLPAVRLWRRNIQLRVVAGTLLMSLGVVLLLGLVVIGQVRNGLLDAKEQAALSQATGGFAAAQEKASGASALDGQDGDATDGRPSRSSVNWRSELVKQLASGGQGAYHVVALSPDSDDAGTSRAPRASGDVDVTSVPQALRSSVAQGTGTFQTYVKIKYSVPKEPEAGLVVGKRLNDVAGYSYELYYLFPLTQEEESLSLVKGTLATAGLFVVVLLGAIAWLVVRQVVTPVRMAAGIAERLSAGRLQERMKVTGEDDIARLGEAFNKMAQNLQHKIQQLEELSRMQRRFVSDVSHELRTPLTTVRMAADLIHEARSDFDPATARSAELLADQLDRFESLLADLLEISRFDAGAAALEAEAIDLREVVHRVIGGAEPLAERKGGRIRVVGDEQPVVAEADARRIERVLRNLVVNAVEHGEGRDVVVRMASAGGAVAVAVRDYGVGLKPGEATRVFNRFWRADPARARTTGGTGLGLSIAVEDARLHGGWLQAWGEPGGGSQFRLTLPRTADEPLRGSPIPLEPEDSRRARERAAADAANDRALRLSTVPSQPGAHRPGLAIPGRSAVPPHTPPSAAVDPAALPGSGARVVARPVPERTGDGGTAEAVPGQVSEREDTTRGR; from the coding sequence ATGGCCGTGGGCAGCGCTGCTCCGAAGCCCGGGGGGCCGGGAGTCCGTACGGGGCGGGCTGCCGGGCCCGGGTCATCACGTTTCGGCCGTCTCCTCCCCGGTGGGCGGCTGCTGCCGGCCGGTGCTCCGGGCGGGCCGGTGCTCCGGCTCTTCGTGCGCTGGATCAGGCGCCCGCTGCTGCCGGCCGTTCGGCTGTGGCGACGCAACATCCAGCTCCGCGTGGTCGCGGGGACTCTGTTGATGTCGCTGGGCGTCGTGCTGCTACTCGGCCTCGTCGTCATCGGCCAGGTCCGCAACGGACTCCTGGACGCCAAGGAACAGGCCGCCCTGAGCCAGGCAACGGGTGGTTTCGCGGCCGCGCAGGAGAAGGCGAGCGGGGCCTCGGCGCTCGACGGCCAGGATGGTGACGCGACCGACGGCAGGCCCAGCCGCAGCTCCGTGAACTGGCGGTCCGAGCTGGTGAAGCAGCTGGCCAGCGGCGGTCAGGGCGCCTACCACGTAGTGGCGCTGAGTCCGGACTCCGACGACGCCGGGACGAGCCGGGCGCCGAGGGCGTCCGGGGACGTGGACGTGACCAGCGTTCCCCAGGCGCTGCGCAGCTCGGTCGCGCAGGGGACGGGCACGTTCCAGACCTATGTCAAGATCAAGTACTCGGTTCCGAAGGAACCCGAGGCCGGTCTGGTCGTCGGCAAGCGGCTCAACGACGTCGCGGGCTACTCGTACGAGCTGTACTACCTCTTCCCGCTCACGCAGGAGGAGGAGTCGCTGAGCCTGGTCAAGGGCACGCTGGCGACGGCGGGTCTGTTCGTGGTGGTCCTGCTCGGGGCGATCGCGTGGCTGGTGGTGCGGCAGGTCGTCACGCCCGTCCGGATGGCCGCTGGCATCGCCGAGCGTCTGTCCGCCGGACGGCTCCAGGAGCGTATGAAGGTCACCGGCGAGGACGACATCGCCCGGCTCGGCGAGGCCTTCAACAAGATGGCGCAGAACCTGCAGCACAAGATCCAGCAGCTGGAGGAGCTGTCGCGGATGCAGCGCCGTTTCGTCTCGGACGTGTCGCACGAGCTGCGTACGCCGCTGACAACGGTGCGGATGGCCGCGGACCTCATCCACGAGGCACGGAGCGACTTCGATCCGGCGACGGCGCGCTCCGCGGAGCTGCTGGCCGACCAGCTGGACCGGTTCGAGTCGCTGCTGGCGGACCTGCTGGAGATCAGCAGGTTCGACGCGGGCGCGGCGGCCCTCGAAGCCGAGGCGATAGACCTGCGCGAGGTGGTCCACCGGGTGATCGGCGGCGCCGAGCCGCTGGCGGAGCGCAAGGGCGGCCGGATCCGGGTCGTCGGGGACGAGCAGCCGGTGGTGGCGGAGGCCGACGCCCGGCGCATCGAGCGTGTGCTGCGCAACCTCGTCGTCAACGCCGTCGAGCACGGCGAGGGCCGCGACGTGGTCGTGCGGATGGCGTCGGCCGGCGGGGCGGTCGCCGTGGCCGTGCGGGACTACGGGGTGGGACTCAAGCCCGGCGAGGCGACCCGGGTCTTCAACCGCTTCTGGCGGGCCGATCCGGCACGGGCGCGCACGACGGGCGGCACCGGCCTGGGTCTGTCCATCGCCGTGGAGGACGCGCGGCTGCACGGCGGCTGGCTGCAGGCGTGGGGCGAGCCCGGAGGCGGCTCGCAGTTCCGGCTGACCCTGCCGCGTACGGCGGACGAGCCGCTGCGGGGGTCGCCGATACCGCTGGAGCCCGAGGACTCCCGGCGTGCCCGTGAGCGTGCCGCCGCCGACGCGGCGAACGACCGGGCGCTGCGGCTGTCGACCGTGCCGTCGCAGCCCGGTGCGCACCGTCCGGGCCTGGCGATACCGGGCCGGTCCGCGGTGCCGCCGCACACTCCGCCGTCGGCGGCGGTGGACCCGGCGGCGCTGCCCGGCAGCGGCGCCCGGGTGGTGGCCCGCCCGGTGCCGGAGCGGACGGGGGACGGAGGGACGGCTGAAGCGGTCCCGGGACAGGTTTCCGAGCGGGAGGACACCACTCGTGGGCGCTGA
- a CDS encoding DUF7544 domain-containing protein, with protein MNDTPGWASPGSSPSDDRDAGAPGPADAPDTSSKWSKEQPPGGRWAPPTGPGGGPVPPRTGGPGWGGGPQRGGWGQPPAAKPGVIPLRPLGVGEILDGAVSTLRAHWRTVLGITITVSVITQICDILVQRYLVPQPPRVDPNATPEEALSQLGDQLNATLVGTAPVMAITLIATLFTTALLTVVISRSVLGRDVTLSDAWREARPRLPQLLGLTLLLPLIATTVLAIGLLPGLLLGSEGGAAFAALGGIAGAVVAVWLMVRFALASPALMLERQGVVQSMRRSAKLVRGAWWRVFGILLLTMLLTFLVSLIINIPFGLIAYTVDGEGLSGLFSGRTPEFGWPFLIITGIGAVVASSITYPISAGVTVLLYVDQRIRREALDLELARAAGVNDHGAAPGDDTPRS; from the coding sequence GTGAACGACACTCCGGGCTGGGCCTCGCCCGGATCCTCCCCGTCCGACGACCGGGATGCCGGAGCGCCCGGCCCCGCCGACGCTCCCGACACCTCCTCGAAATGGTCCAAGGAACAGCCGCCCGGGGGTCGGTGGGCCCCGCCGACCGGACCCGGCGGCGGCCCCGTGCCCCCGCGGACCGGCGGACCGGGCTGGGGTGGCGGACCGCAACGAGGCGGCTGGGGACAGCCGCCGGCCGCGAAGCCCGGAGTGATCCCGCTGCGCCCGCTCGGAGTCGGCGAGATCCTCGACGGCGCGGTGTCCACCCTGCGCGCGCACTGGCGCACGGTCCTGGGCATCACGATCACGGTCTCCGTTATCACCCAGATCTGCGACATCCTCGTCCAGCGCTATCTCGTCCCACAGCCCCCCAGGGTGGATCCGAACGCCACTCCTGAGGAAGCCCTGAGCCAGCTGGGGGACCAGCTCAACGCGACGCTCGTGGGCACGGCACCGGTCATGGCGATCACTCTGATCGCAACGCTCTTCACCACCGCCCTGCTGACCGTGGTCATCAGCCGCTCGGTACTGGGCCGCGACGTCACGCTGTCCGACGCGTGGCGCGAGGCGCGACCGCGACTGCCCCAACTCCTCGGCCTCACCCTGCTGCTGCCGCTGATCGCCACCACGGTGCTCGCCATCGGACTGCTGCCGGGCCTGCTCCTGGGCTCCGAGGGCGGCGCCGCCTTCGCCGCACTCGGCGGGATCGCCGGCGCGGTCGTCGCCGTCTGGCTGATGGTCCGGTTCGCACTCGCTTCGCCCGCCCTCATGCTGGAACGGCAGGGCGTCGTCCAGTCGATGCGGCGCTCGGCGAAGCTGGTGCGCGGAGCATGGTGGCGGGTCTTCGGCATCCTGCTGCTCACGATGCTGCTGACCTTCCTGGTCTCCCTGATCATCAACATCCCGTTCGGCCTGATCGCCTACACCGTCGACGGTGAGGGCCTCAGCGGACTGTTCTCGGGCCGCACACCGGAGTTCGGCTGGCCCTTCCTGATCATCACCGGCATCGGCGCGGTGGTCGCCTCGTCCATCACCTATCCGATCTCGGCGGGCGTCACCGTGCTCCTCTACGTCGACCAACGCATCCGCCGCGAGGCTCTCGACCTCGAACTGGCCAGGGCGGCGGGCGTCAACGACCACGGCGCGGCACCGGGCGACGACACCCCCAGGAGCTGA